Genomic DNA from Gossypium hirsutum isolate 1008001.06 chromosome A01, Gossypium_hirsutum_v2.1, whole genome shotgun sequence:
TTTCCATACTTTTAATTTCGGTTTACCGGCAAATGAAAATGGTGTCAAGGAGAAGAGTAGTGGATATTTGCCCTTCTCGCATTCGTTCTGTAGGTCCTTACTTCCTGTGCATGTTTTAGGGTCGGTGTCTCTTGCTGCCTTCCTAACTCGGAACCCTGATGCCCACATTGAAACTCATTTCCCATCCAAGGATACTATTGAGCTGCTGCCTGAAAAGTGTTATGGCAGTGATGGTTACACGAAACAACCTTGCCCCATAGATTCTATAAGTTTGAGGATAGCCAGGTTACAAAAAATCCTGAGGACATTTATAGGTGATAGAAACAATGAAAAGCAGTTTTTAGGTTCTCTTAATGTGAAAATTAAAGCATCACCTATCGTTCATTTCCAGTTAGAGTTGGAAAAGGAAATTGGGAACAATGAGAGTGTTCGCAGTATGTTAGCTGAATGGAGGACAAAGCCAACTGTTGAGAGACTATGGTTTGATGTAATGACAAGAGTTGAAGGAGACAAATTGAATCCCCTTACGTTAAAGAAGGTCCGGCCTTTTGTTAGTGTAGATACAGTCTCATGGAGTAATTTATTGTCAAACATTTCTTTTACAAAGTTCCCATCCATTCTTGTCCCTCCTGAGGCTCTGACATTGGGTGTCAAATGGTAGTGGAAAACCTTGTAAGATGTTTTTGTTTTCGGTGATATTTACAGATCAATGCTATACGCCATTATCTGTCTGTTGAATCTTCGGTTGATTTGTGTAACATATGCATGTCACTTATGTCGAACCCACCTTGGATTGGATttgtaaataatatttacaaaaagaaaaaaagaaaaggaaaaaagggaGTGATGAAAGAGCTTCCACTCATTTGCATTTGCTTTAGATCCTTCACTGTACGATAACAGCAGTGTTAGGATCTCTGTTTCTTGTTAACTTGTATCATAGGCTGGCCATGCTTCTAATTTTAGGCAAAGATGGACCTTCAACCTGTTTGTTTTGAGATTCTTCTCCTGCTCTTTCTTTCGATTACCTTGTATTTGTAAAAGTTAAGTCAaatcatgttttgtattggagatTTTTATATTTCATGTCTCTAATACCTGATGAGTACCGTTCATTTAAAACTAATGCATTTTGGAAATCATTCTTCGACTCATAGGATGAACTTGTTCCCACTGCTTCCTTATTCCATGTAATTGTTCTGGGAGTAGAAACCTAGCAAATGTTGCTGGATCTAAACAACTATTTATTTTGATCAAATGAATGTTAATCCGGGTTTGTATGCTTAGATCTTTCCGCTCATTGGAATGGTGATTGTATCTACATTTTAAAGCTGATTTCTTATTACCTATAGGAAAGACCCAGTCATTTTAAAGCTGACATCTTGCTACCTATAGGAAAGACCAGGAATTTGCAGCAAGTCAGTAAACGAATCTTAGGCTCAGTTTGACATTGTTGTTACCTTTGAAAATTGTTGCGTGAAAAAGTGTGGTTTGTTAAATTCAAGTGTTTGATATTACCGTCAAAAACTACAAATTTGCGGTggaaagttaaaaatatttattttagacatAATGTTAGATAATAAAAGAATTAGTTAACTTAAAATGatgttcaaataatttaatataataatatatgaaatataaaattttaagtaattaatataaattatttgaaaattttattttaaatatgaaaagctTATACTTCATCTTCAGATCAAAATTTGAAAGCATTGATCTTGTGTCAGTGTAAATGGTTGTGTTCAAAGGCAAACTTTACTCGTCGAAGTATTGATATGGTCATTTAAAATAGTGTCTTATTTtggacattttaaatattttctttaatttagtcactctaattaaaataattattcgaATTAGTCATTGtagttaaaaattatattaattcacTAACGGATTGTTGACGTGGCACATTAGTCTAATTAATATGTGATaattttttgacttttgactGAAGTTAGGGATCttagttcaaaaaaaaattctgtcacttcttttttcttatttttaatcgcAGCTTATTAAACTTAACATTGGTATTGTAAAATTTAGAGATTTTATAAAGAGATGAGCGAAATTAGTCCAAACTCTTGGCACCACCGCCATGATCCCAAGTAGTTGAGCATTGTGGCTTTCGATTTGTTTCAACAGCAATAGAAGTATTTATAATACATAATATAACAAAAGAGTTAACTGCGCTCAAAATGAAAGAACCAAGTAAACAATGCTAACACCGAGCAACAAACACCCTGCACCCACCAAAAACACCAACATTGACAGTTTTCAATGAGTACTTATATGGTTCGTCTTTCATCAGCAAATTTCTAGGTCATATTAATTTGCAAAAAAAGAATACTTAAAGGGTTTAAAGAATTTCTAGGTCAACATTGACATTGAAGTAAACTCATACCTTGGATGAAGAAATAGAAGAATCCTCGTGCATTGGATTCTTGAAGCATCTCTGATGTGTATTCTTGAATGAAGAAATTATAGGGCAAATAATTTTTGTTTCCCTAAACCAAAACATTATTGTGAAAAGAGGAAAGTGACATGAGGTAGATGAAAGAATAAATAAACATGTTTAGGGCTTTTTCACTTCAAAACTACAAGctaaaagttgaaggaccaaatcTCAGCTTCTCAAATTGGGTTGCAAAAGCCAAGTGTTTGGCAATGCTTCTGCTGCCAATAAGTGCTTTTGGTACTCCAACAGCATTCACACACTAAGCCTTAGAAAGCAACCAAACTCGCTAGCCTTGTTCAATTCCCTTCATTCTAGCTGAGCTCTACCCATGGTACAAGTCTAGCTTATGTCGCTcttattttctattcttttttttttaattatgtgtccAACACTTGTGTTCAACACTTTGATATGGAGAGATGGCCTGCAATGATCctttatatatagagagagagagagtatcttagaaaaattttaccatacTTGTATTTGACACAGTTGTGGTGGATCTTAGCATTTAATTTTGAAAGTTCTAATTCCAAGAGTaaatctatatatgtatattttaattaagatatgCTATTATGTTTAACCTATATGAAAGTGTATATGGAAGTACCATACTAAAAGAAATCTTTgatgatatattttaattaagatatgtTATCATGTATATGAAGCCCTCTCTTTCCCATGTTTTTCTCTTGTGTTCGAGAATAAGAGTTTCCACTCACTTGGGTCATAAGAAAaggcttttatatatatatatatatatatatatatatatatatatatccatcaaGTCTCATGGGACAAATGAGAGGTGTGTAAGGGCCACGTGTAGATCGTGTATAGTCTATGTGTTCATGCGCAATGGAGACATACAACAACAACCCCCTGCTCGCCCACAAATGTGAGTTTAGCGGTTGACAGTGGTTTTCCTGGAAGTCAAGAGTTGTATAGGTAGATAGAGTTTGGAGAAGTCCCCATAGTATGGGAGTTGTAGATGGTATCTAGGAAAGGAGGAGAGGAGCCCTCTCtttctcttgtttttcttttgtgtTGAGAATAACAGTCCCCACTCACTTGGGTTATGAGataaggcttatatagccatgaAATCTCATGGGACAAGTGTGGAGAATGTAAGGGTCATTTGAATCATGTATAATACATACATTCGTGCTTGATGGAGACTTAAAGCAATAGTCCCTATCAAAAGGAAGGTTATAAAATAATCTTGTCTAAGACAAAAGTGTTGAAGAAGTCTATGTTATTCGCAAGATGTTTTTCATAAAGTGTTGTTGATATAAAGAGAttctttttaagaaaaatgaatgcATAATCCTACTTGcgaaattgagaaaaattattatgaaatgcATTTATAATTTGATTACTCTTGTAAATCTTAAAAAAGTGTTGACGTGAATAAATAAATGGATAAGTGATGCCTCGTGTACTCGGTTCAcacaaacatataaaattttatttttacgtgAGGAATGATTGCAAACATGATGATATCATattataatatgaaatttgtaTTACAATGTAATACCTCATAAATATCTCAAGGATCCCCTCCATaagaattgaataaattgcaatcTTACTAGGTATGTAATGTCCAAATTACTCAGAGATATGGATTATTagcactatcaacaataaaatcattaaaaggAAAAGTAAACTACAATATCTTTGAACAAACCAATTTAATGCACTTTTCCTGACTTAGGATTAACGAAATGGGAATGTGATGGTGAATTGGTCAAGTAGATAAAAATAAAGGTAAGTACATCTTCAATgtattgcattgattgatattGTTAAAAGGAAATCTTTTGGTGTTATTTACATCTAGGAAATACTATCTAGGATATCTTCTCGAGTTGATATATCATTAAAGattaataaatgttatatgtttagTGTTTGTAATTTTGTGAGATGTTACATTGATATTTCATTATAGTTTGTCAAAAAAAATATCAGTTAATGTTTTTAGTGATTGAATCCATCCactaaaatcaatttaattaatttgattttaattgtaaGTTGATTTGGTTAATTCAATTTTGAGATAAGGTGGTTTAGTTTTTGGTGTGTTTTTTTATCGAAGGTTtggtttttgtttaattaattttaaattttttttactaaattgatcGATTGCTTGTGACCAACCATCCATATTTAGTACActccaacttttattttttttaaaaagagtaaACTACACAATTAGTCCtcaaactttcacaaattttcattttgagcattgaaaaattaaaatgtttattttaggcACCACGATAAAAAATTGTTTTCATTTTAGGCATTACTATTAAAAACTATTCTCATTTTGGTCACGTGCTGTTAATTCAATGTTATTGTACATTCATTTCAATCATTTgccattaaattttcattttgatcactaatttttttaaattaattttattttttcaaaagatAAGAAATACAGTAATTCAATTGCAAAGATAAAAACTTAAGTTTTTTCCTTATAACTTAATTCCTGGTAAAAACATAGGTTTTTCCGTGTAAAAATCCAAGTAATTCACCTGAAAAAAACCTTTTTCCCTTTCtattgaaaaaaaactaaaattaattttaaaagaagaggaaaaatgaaatgaaaaagataaaatgtttttaatgAAAAAACTCAAAGTTTTCTTTCTAAGAACCCGGGTAATTCTTAGTAAAACCCcaagtttttttcttttactaggaaaaacttcaaaattaattctaaaaaataaaaaaattaaaggaaattaaaaagataaatgaaCTTTCCTGTAAAGACCCAAGCTTtcttataaaacccaattaattcCCTGTAAACCAgatattttttcccttttattaaaaaaaataaaaataattctgaaaaaggtaaattttaaagaaaattaaatagataaatgatattttcatgtaaaaaccAGTGTTGTTTGAATCAAACAAGATCGATCGGGTTATCAGTTTAGAGAGTGGCTTTAAATTGGTTAGATCGAGAATCGATACAAAACGGTTGAACCAATTGAACCGATGGttgaattgagtttttttttaattttttaataatcttttaATAAGATCGGTTGGATTGGTGAACCAGTGGCCTAATCAGTTCAACCATCTATCCAGTTTAAAAAACGTTGGTAAAAACCTAAGATTTTCCTATATACCCAAGATTcttccttttattaaaaaaactaatatgaattctaaagaaattaaaaagttaaaataaatgaCCAAAGTAGAAACTTACTAGAGTTtgttgaccaaaatgaaaattaattaaagttatgaaaattaattaaagttaagTGGCTAAAATGAATGTACAATAATATTGAATTAACTAcgagtgatcaaaataaaaataatttttaactgtagtgcctaaaataaaaataatttttaacaatactaactaaaatgaattttttttcgatgTCCAAATTAGAAACTTTTGAAAATTGACTCACTAACTGTATAATTTactctttaaaaatttattattatgtaaattaataataaaattaaaaaattccacAAGAAAGCTtacatgtattttttatatattaaattttactttttgatATTATGTGAAGACATTTAACtagttgttatttatatttttttacaataattacGGAATCTAAAAactttattataaaacaattttcatAGTGGTGTTTGGTCACGAGAGTGACGTGGTGGTCGTGGGAGATGTAGAGCCGTCATGAAAAGACATCatgattttttggttttttaacactataaatatttattttagtctaTTATTTTAGTTTTCATCTTGATTGATTGCTTCCATTATGTTGTTGCTAGTAAataccattatttttattttggatctTCTAAATTATTATCGCAGGAGATTTGaactcattttttttttattctttgataaaaagattcattttcttcataAAAAATAGGAGGTAGAGTCGGTAAAGATTTCTTTTTCGATTCATCCTTGAAGTTGAATACCTCATTCAAGAATTGTTTTTGATCCAATTTGTAGGAATCTTATAATACACCAGATCTAGCTCGATTATTGATAGAGTGAATAGATCTTCCAATTCGTGAAATCTCTCTTCTGATTCAAAATCGTGGTGTAACGTGTATCCCCTCCTATTCTAGTCATGGAAtagatgaaataaatcaaaaaaagGGTTTTTGTTCAAGAATGATATCTTATTGGAAGTGCCCAGTTCATCCTTCGAAACCATATCACATCTTGAATCTGATAAAAAAGGATGAATTGAGACGGTATTTTATAAATACGTAATTATCTTGAATAtattaactatttatttatttttcgatCACCTGGAAGGAACAAAAGAAATATATTGTTCTTTCTTCAACAATTTCTGATCTCTAGTGGACCTCATAGTAGGGTTTGAACCCAGGTGAAATTTTGACCATCTATCAGAGAAAAAAGAACGAGTCATTTTTAATTCTTAAACTTACAATATTGGTTAAATCACgtcaaaataaatagaaaaattaatgtttgttaattttattaatatggcATGCACATGAAGTGTCATGCCaggaattaattaattttgaaaaaattcaaagagtaacaaaaataaaataaaatttattattaaaaagaataaaagttataaatttttatttttaatatttttaaaataattaaatgttgataTGGTATGGACGTAAATTACAACAGACATAAACTTTTTGATTCGAATTAAGAAGATTAAAGAGGTAAATAATTGAGAAAAAGTAGTAAGTGAAGCATGATTTAGAATGATGTTAGAGCCGATTAGATGTTGGACAACAATTAAGTGCTTTGGGTGGATGCCAACTGACCAAACAAGCAAGCAAGCGAAGAAAAGGAGTGAAGACTGAAGACATAAAA
This window encodes:
- the LOC107918031 gene encoding uncharacterized protein, whose translation is MMSRRVFSFLFFFLFSQILSFAFNPLQSNNPQLLQDVIEKIALKQKWEPEGLNFSKLELSKVRFGTGKRYEFRIRFGKTHMLFKFPDEVSSLKKFTRRNSDDFLDFVNEINSSAVLEPFTMEGPFELRLSPGHQASLLLPLNTSHTDLKRVLVGHGITLQVNGAQEIHLFHTFNFGLPANENGVKEKSSGYLPFSHSFCRSLLPVHVLGSVSLAAFLTRNPDAHIETHFPSKDTIELLPEKCYGSDGYTKQPCPIDSISLRIARLQKILRTFIGDRNNEKQFLGSLNVKIKASPIVHFQLELEKEIGNNESVRSMLAEWRTKPTVERLWFDVMTRVEGDKLNPLTLKKVRPFVSVDTVSWSNLLSNISFTKFPSILVPPEALTLGVKW